Proteins from a single region of Streptomyces griseiscabiei:
- a CDS encoding N-acetylmuramoyl-L-alanine amidase, which produces MRGSPTDHRSAPRPGPHHGPRSGPLRRTAFTAAPAVLLLPLLGAAPPAGTQAVSSARLQGAFTTAAAEYGVPRSVLLGVSYLQSRWDAHGGAPSVTGGYGPMHLTDARTALAGAPHHGEGTEDPRGDDSRAPLKPTAKLPGNGELPARLRTLTKAAELTGLPAQALRTDAEANVAGGAALLAAAQRELGARPSADPADWYGAVARFSGADDRATAATYANEVFAVIRDGARRVTDAGQRVTLAGEPGLAPDTGQLSRAGLRAASAAGTECPATVSCEWIPAPYAEFGDNDYGNHDLADRPNSQPVRYIVVHDTEGYWDTTLELVQDPTYVSWQYSLRSTDGHIAQHIKAKDVAWHAGNWYVNAGSIGLEHEGFLASPDAWYTEAMYRSSARLVRYLADKHGVPLDRQHILGHDTVPGPTTATIPGMHTDPGPYWDWRHYFELLGAPLGPTSGSDSTMVTILPDYADNRPAFTGCGSGGAACAVHGSSAVRLYSRPDTTSPLIKDIGLRPDGSVSTIGVNDLGSRVSTGQQYAVAERQGDWTAIWYLGQKAWFRNPADKPTAVGAAGVVVTPREGLADIPVYGRAYPEASAYPAGVPVQAVAPWPYKLLKDQKYVTGGQVPSEYYYAATFDTSGHRVVVGKDAYYEIQFGHRVAFVRAADVRVLPAA; this is translated from the coding sequence TTGCGAGGATCCCCCACCGACCACAGATCCGCCCCGCGCCCCGGACCGCACCACGGTCCACGCTCCGGACCGCTGCGCAGAACGGCGTTCACCGCGGCGCCCGCCGTCCTGCTGCTGCCGCTGCTGGGCGCGGCCCCGCCCGCCGGGACGCAGGCCGTCTCCTCGGCCCGGCTGCAGGGCGCCTTCACGACGGCCGCCGCCGAGTACGGCGTACCGCGCAGTGTGCTGCTCGGTGTCTCCTATCTCCAGTCCCGCTGGGACGCCCACGGAGGCGCGCCGAGCGTCACCGGCGGCTACGGGCCCATGCATCTCACCGACGCGCGCACGGCCCTGGCCGGGGCCCCGCACCACGGCGAGGGCACGGAGGATCCGCGCGGCGACGACTCCCGGGCGCCTCTCAAGCCCACGGCGAAGCTGCCCGGGAACGGCGAACTCCCGGCCCGGCTGCGGACGTTGACGAAGGCGGCGGAGCTGACCGGCCTGCCCGCGCAGGCGCTCCGTACGGACGCGGAGGCCAATGTCGCGGGCGGCGCCGCGCTGCTCGCCGCCGCGCAGCGCGAGCTGGGCGCCCGGCCGAGCGCCGACCCGGCGGACTGGTACGGGGCGGTGGCGCGCTTCTCCGGCGCCGACGACCGGGCCACGGCCGCGACGTACGCGAACGAGGTGTTCGCGGTGATCCGCGACGGCGCCCGGCGCGTCACGGACGCCGGTCAGCGGGTGACGCTGGCCGGCGAGCCGGGCCTCGCGCCCGACACCGGGCAGTTGTCCCGGGCCGGGCTGCGCGCGGCGAGCGCGGCCGGGACCGAGTGCCCGGCCACGGTGTCCTGCGAGTGGATCCCGGCGCCGTACGCGGAGTTCGGCGACAACGACTACGGCAACCACGATCTCGCGGACCGGCCGAACTCGCAGCCCGTCCGGTACATCGTCGTCCATGACACCGAGGGCTACTGGGACACCACCCTGGAGCTGGTCCAGGACCCGACGTATGTGTCGTGGCAGTACTCGCTGCGCTCCACGGACGGGCACATCGCCCAGCACATCAAGGCCAAGGACGTGGCCTGGCACGCCGGCAACTGGTACGTCAACGCGGGGTCGATCGGGCTGGAGCACGAGGGGTTCCTCGCCTCGCCGGACGCCTGGTACACGGAGGCGATGTACCGGTCGTCGGCGCGGCTGGTGCGGTACCTCGCCGACAAGCACGGCGTCCCGCTGGACCGGCAGCACATCCTGGGCCATGACACGGTGCCCGGCCCGACGACGGCGACGATTCCGGGGATGCACACCGACCCGGGCCCGTACTGGGACTGGCGGCACTACTTCGAGCTGCTGGGCGCACCGCTCGGCCCGACGTCCGGCAGCGACAGCACCATGGTCACGATCCTGCCGGACTACGCCGACAACCGGCCCGCGTTCACGGGCTGCGGTTCCGGCGGCGCGGCCTGCGCGGTGCACGGCTCCAGCGCGGTGCGGCTGTACAGCAGGCCCGACACGACCTCGCCGCTGATCAAGGACATCGGGCTGCGTCCGGACGGCAGCGTCTCGACGATCGGGGTGAACGACCTCGGTTCGCGGGTCTCCACCGGGCAGCAGTACGCGGTCGCCGAGCGGCAGGGCGACTGGACGGCGATCTGGTACCTGGGGCAGAAGGCCTGGTTCCGGAACCCGGCGGACAAGCCGACGGCGGTCGGCGCGGCCGGAGTGGTCGTCACGCCCCGGGAGGGCCTGGCGGACATCCCGGTGTACGGCCGTGCCTACCCGGAGGCGTCGGCGTACCCGGCGGGGGTGCCCGTGCAGGCGGTGGCGCCGTGGCCGTACAAGCTGCTCAAGGACCAGAAGTACGTCACCGGGGGCCAGGTGCCGAGCGAGTACTACTACGCGGCCACCTTCGACACGAGCGGGCACCGGGTCGTGGTCGGCAAGGATGCGTACTACGAGATCCAGTTCGGCCACCGGGTGGCGTTCGTGCGGGCGGCGGATGTGCGGGTACTGCCGGCGGCGTAG
- a CDS encoding CGNR zinc finger domain-containing protein: protein MEHSISADARLALDLALTVRHDGSGGVADDLADAMGLATWIRAHADTLPAATGHTPDETALTAVRELRAAVRALFARAVSPGEPSPADATRLLPAPEALARLNAAAARTPTVPVLTWDPGAEPALHHRPATGEDPLTAALARAALAFLASPERQRLRACHAPRCVRYFLKEHPRQEWCRPSCGNRARVARHHERHKKTAG, encoded by the coding sequence ATGGAGCACTCGATCAGCGCGGACGCACGGCTCGCCCTGGACCTCGCCCTGACCGTCCGGCACGACGGCAGCGGCGGCGTCGCCGACGACCTGGCCGATGCCATGGGGCTCGCCACCTGGATCCGGGCCCACGCGGACACACTGCCGGCCGCCACCGGCCACACCCCCGACGAGACCGCGCTCACCGCCGTACGCGAGCTCCGCGCCGCCGTCCGGGCCCTCTTCGCCCGCGCCGTCAGCCCCGGCGAACCCAGCCCCGCCGACGCCACCCGCCTGCTGCCCGCCCCCGAAGCCCTGGCCCGCCTCAACGCGGCCGCCGCCCGCACCCCGACCGTCCCCGTCCTCACCTGGGACCCCGGCGCCGAACCCGCCCTGCACCACCGGCCCGCCACCGGCGAGGACCCGCTCACCGCCGCCCTCGCCCGCGCCGCCCTCGCCTTCCTCGCGAGCCCCGAACGGCAGCGGCTGCGCGCCTGCCACGCCCCCCGCTGCGTCCGGTACTTCCTCAAGGAGCACCCCCGCCAGGAATGGTGCAGACCCTCCTGCGGCAACCGCGCCCGGGTGGCCCGCCACCACGAACGCCACAAGAAGACCGCGGGCTGA
- a CDS encoding transglutaminase-like domain-containing protein: MPPVRLAPDAAVFYTAQSAFTDPGELAPLYAGLPPDPALLARVARDLMIHRGEGGTFGHAVARDRLHDDAETRYLDDILRIVVERNDAPLSHAREPGDRFVGVCRDFSLLHCSLLRHFGVPARLRSGFATYFGENGFHCDHVVTEYWDPARGWLLADAQLTEPLIVDAWRIGFDPMDVPRDRFLVAGKAWRAIRAGEADPLAFGLHPPEEGPLNGEWFVAGNVRLDLAALNKVETLLWDIWGTEAEAGQELTDPVRELYDEAARVAGDTVDLTAARALFAGREGLRTPRTVLSLAPYNGPREVTLR; the protein is encoded by the coding sequence ATGCCACCGGTACGCCTCGCGCCGGACGCCGCCGTCTTCTACACCGCGCAGAGCGCCTTCACCGACCCTGGCGAACTCGCCCCGCTCTACGCCGGTCTTCCGCCCGATCCGGCCCTGCTCGCCCGGGTGGCACGGGATCTGATGATCCATCGGGGCGAGGGCGGGACCTTCGGCCACGCCGTCGCGCGGGACCGGCTGCACGACGACGCCGAGACCCGCTATCTCGACGACATCCTGCGGATCGTCGTGGAGCGGAACGACGCGCCGTTGTCGCACGCCCGCGAGCCCGGGGACCGGTTCGTCGGGGTGTGCCGGGACTTCTCGCTGCTGCACTGCTCGTTGCTGCGCCACTTCGGCGTGCCCGCCCGGCTGCGGTCGGGGTTCGCCACCTACTTCGGCGAGAACGGCTTCCACTGCGACCATGTGGTCACCGAGTACTGGGACCCGGCGCGGGGCTGGCTGCTGGCCGACGCCCAGCTGACGGAGCCGCTGATCGTCGACGCCTGGAGGATCGGCTTCGACCCGATGGACGTACCCCGCGACCGCTTCCTGGTCGCGGGCAAGGCGTGGCGGGCCATCCGGGCGGGCGAGGCGGACCCCCTGGCCTTCGGTCTGCATCCGCCGGAAGAGGGGCCGCTCAACGGGGAGTGGTTCGTGGCCGGGAACGTCCGGCTCGATCTCGCGGCCCTCAACAAGGTCGAGACGCTGCTGTGGGACATCTGGGGCACCGAGGCCGAGGCGGGCCAGGAGCTCACCGACCCGGTCCGCGAGCTGTACGACGAGGCCGCGCGGGTGGCGGGCGACACCGTGGACCTCACCGCGGCGCGTGCGCTGTTCGCCGGCCGTGAGGGGCTGCGGACACCCCGGACCGTCCTGTCGCTGGCGCCGTACAACGGGCCGCGCGAGGTCACCCTCCGCTGA
- a CDS encoding DUF397 domain-containing protein, giving the protein MAETTMQQRSLDGWHKPAELDLTNADWRSSSQGRGDVQIAFVEGFIAMRNSGSPESPSLIFTPAEWGAFVSGAREGEFDLT; this is encoded by the coding sequence GTGGCCGAGACCACCATGCAGCAGCGATCCCTCGACGGCTGGCACAAGCCCGCGGAACTGGACCTGACCAACGCGGACTGGCGGTCGAGCAGCCAGGGGCGGGGAGATGTCCAGATCGCCTTTGTCGAGGGCTTCATCGCCATGCGCAACAGCGGCAGCCCCGAGAGCCCCTCGCTGATCTTCACCCCCGCCGAGTGGGGCGCCTTCGTGTCGGGTGCCCGAGAAGGCGAGTTCGATCTGACCTGA
- a CDS encoding thiolase domain-containing protein — MSKEPVAVAGVGQTKHVAARRDVSIAGLVREAARRALDDAELTWADIEAVVIGKAPDFFEGVMMPELYLADALGAVGKPMMRVHTAGSVGGSTSLVAASLVAARVHGTVLTLAFEKQSESNAMWGLSLPIPFQQPLLAGAGGFFAPHVRAYMRRSGAPDTVGSLVAYKNRRNALKNPYAHLHEHDITLEKVQASPMLWDPIRYSETCPSSDGAVAMVLTDRAGAARAPRPVAWMHGGAMRSEPTLFAGKDSVSPRAGRDCAADVYRQAGIADPRREIDAVEMYVPFSWYEPMWLENLGFAAEGEGWKLTESGVTELDGDLPVDMSGGVLSTNPIGASGMIRFAEAALQVRGLAGEHQVEGARRVLGHAYGGGSQFFSMWLVGAEPPTS, encoded by the coding sequence ATGAGCAAGGAGCCCGTGGCCGTCGCAGGCGTCGGCCAGACCAAGCATGTGGCGGCGCGCCGGGACGTCTCGATCGCCGGACTCGTCCGGGAGGCCGCCCGACGGGCCCTGGACGACGCCGAGTTGACCTGGGCGGACATCGAGGCCGTCGTCATCGGCAAGGCGCCCGACTTCTTCGAGGGCGTCATGATGCCCGAGCTGTACCTCGCGGACGCGCTCGGCGCGGTCGGCAAACCGATGATGCGGGTGCACACGGCGGGCTCGGTCGGCGGGTCGACCTCGCTGGTCGCCGCTAGCCTCGTGGCCGCCCGCGTCCACGGCACGGTCCTCACCCTCGCCTTCGAGAAACAGTCCGAATCCAACGCCATGTGGGGGCTGTCGCTGCCGATCCCGTTCCAGCAGCCGCTGCTGGCCGGCGCCGGCGGCTTCTTCGCCCCGCACGTCCGGGCGTACATGCGGCGCAGCGGCGCCCCCGACACCGTCGGCTCCCTGGTGGCGTACAAGAACCGCCGCAACGCGCTGAAGAACCCCTACGCCCATCTCCATGAGCACGACATCACGCTGGAGAAGGTCCAGGCCTCGCCCATGCTCTGGGACCCGATCCGCTACTCGGAGACCTGTCCGTCCTCGGACGGGGCGGTGGCCATGGTCCTGACCGACCGGGCGGGCGCCGCCCGCGCGCCGCGGCCCGTCGCGTGGATGCACGGCGGGGCGATGCGCAGCGAACCGACGCTGTTCGCGGGCAAGGACAGTGTGTCGCCGCGCGCGGGGCGGGACTGCGCGGCCGATGTGTACCGGCAGGCGGGGATCGCCGATCCGCGCCGGGAGATCGACGCGGTGGAGATGTACGTGCCGTTCTCCTGGTACGAGCCGATGTGGCTGGAGAACCTCGGTTTCGCCGCCGAGGGCGAGGGCTGGAAGCTCACCGAGTCCGGGGTCACCGAGCTGGACGGCGATCTTCCGGTCGACATGTCCGGCGGGGTCCTCTCCACCAATCCCATCGGGGCCTCCGGCATGATCCGATTCGCCGAGGCGGCGCTCCAGGTGCGGGGACTGGCGGGAGAACACCAGGTGGAGGGTGCCCGGCGGGTGCTCGGGCACGCCTACGGCGGTGGATCGCAGTTCTTCTCGATGTGGCTCGTCGGCGCCGAGCCGCCCACCTCCTGA
- a CDS encoding thiolase domain-containing protein translates to MTREAPRAGGARDIAVVAFAQTDHRRTSDDVSEVEMLMPVLHRVLEQTGLKTADIGFTCSGSSDYLAGRAFSFTLALDGVGAWPPISESHVEMDGAWALYEAWVKLRTGDADTALVYSYGKSSPGSVRDVLTRQLDPYYVAPLWPDSVALAALQAQALIDAGVTDEPALAAVGARSRADAAANSHAQLRGSVPQGDYLVRPLRTGDCPPIGDGAAAVVLAAGERARELCERPAWIRGIDHRVEAHGLGVRDLTDSPSTRLAAERAGAYERPVDTAELHAPFSSQEVILREVLGLDDSVRVNPSGGALAANPIMAAGLIRIGEAAARIQRGESDRALAHATSGPCLQQNLVAVLEGDPR, encoded by the coding sequence GTGACGCGCGAGGCACCACGAGCCGGAGGCGCACGTGACATCGCCGTCGTCGCCTTCGCCCAGACCGACCACCGGCGCACCAGCGACGACGTCTCCGAGGTGGAGATGCTGATGCCGGTGCTCCACCGGGTCCTGGAACAGACCGGGTTGAAGACGGCCGACATCGGCTTCACCTGCTCCGGCTCCAGCGACTACCTCGCCGGCCGCGCCTTCTCCTTCACCCTCGCCCTCGACGGCGTCGGAGCCTGGCCGCCGATCTCCGAGTCGCACGTCGAGATGGACGGGGCGTGGGCGCTGTACGAGGCGTGGGTGAAACTGCGGACGGGGGACGCCGACACCGCCCTCGTCTACTCGTACGGCAAGTCCTCACCGGGCTCCGTACGCGACGTCCTCACCCGGCAGCTGGACCCGTACTACGTCGCCCCGCTGTGGCCCGACTCGGTCGCCCTCGCCGCACTCCAGGCCCAGGCGCTCATCGACGCGGGCGTCACGGACGAACCGGCGCTGGCGGCGGTGGGGGCCCGCAGCCGCGCCGACGCGGCCGCCAACTCCCACGCACAGCTGCGCGGTTCGGTGCCCCAGGGCGACTACCTCGTACGGCCGCTGCGCACCGGGGACTGTCCGCCCATCGGCGACGGAGCCGCCGCGGTGGTGCTCGCGGCGGGGGAGCGGGCCCGGGAGCTGTGCGAGCGTCCCGCCTGGATCCGGGGCATCGACCACCGCGTCGAGGCGCACGGCCTCGGCGTACGCGATCTCACCGACTCGCCGTCCACCCGTCTCGCGGCGGAGCGGGCCGGCGCGTACGAACGGCCCGTGGACACCGCCGAGTTGCACGCCCCGTTCAGCTCCCAGGAGGTGATCCTGCGGGAGGTGCTGGGGCTCGACGACAGTGTGCGGGTCAATCCGTCGGGCGGGGCCCTGGCCGCCAACCCGATCATGGCCGCCGGGCTCATCCGCATCGGTGAGGCCGCCGCACGCATCCAACGGGGCGAGTCCGACCGGGCGTTGGCGCACGCCACCTCCGGCCCCTGTCTGCAGCAGAACCTGGTCGCCGTACTCGAAGGGGATCCCCGATGA
- a CDS encoding Zn-ribbon domain-containing OB-fold protein, whose protein sequence is MSAILKAPLTVEFPFTRSVGPVQSAFLTGLRERVVLGVRTGDGRVLVPPVEYDPVTAEEIRDLVEVASTGTVTTWAWNHTPRRDQPLATPFAWVLVKLDGADTALLHALDAPGPDAVRTGMRVRVRWAEERSGAVTDIACFEPYDGEAEAPGEPAAHSGEFEDAITGIVAPARLDYTYSPGRAQTGYINALAERRNVGERCPSCRKVYVPPRGACPTCGVATAEQVEVGPAGTVTTFCIVNIKAKNLDIEVPYVYGHIALDGAGLALHGRIVGIPYDQVRMGLRVEPVWTEGARYPDHYRPTGEPDADYDTYRELL, encoded by the coding sequence ATGTCCGCGATCCTCAAAGCACCCCTCACCGTAGAGTTCCCCTTCACCCGGTCCGTCGGGCCGGTCCAGAGCGCCTTTCTCACCGGCCTTCGGGAGCGGGTGGTGCTCGGGGTACGGACCGGGGACGGCCGGGTGCTGGTGCCGCCCGTCGAGTACGACCCGGTGACCGCCGAGGAGATCCGCGATCTCGTCGAGGTCGCGTCCACCGGGACCGTCACCACCTGGGCCTGGAACCACACACCGCGACGCGACCAGCCCCTCGCCACCCCCTTCGCCTGGGTGCTGGTGAAGCTCGACGGCGCCGACACCGCCCTGCTGCACGCCCTCGACGCACCCGGCCCCGACGCCGTACGCACCGGCATGCGCGTCCGTGTCCGCTGGGCAGAGGAGCGGTCCGGGGCCGTCACGGACATCGCCTGCTTCGAGCCGTACGACGGCGAGGCGGAGGCGCCCGGTGAACCGGCGGCCCACAGCGGTGAGTTCGAGGACGCGATCACCGGGATCGTCGCCCCCGCCCGCCTGGACTACACCTACTCGCCCGGCCGCGCCCAGACCGGCTACATCAACGCCCTCGCCGAGCGCCGCAACGTCGGCGAGCGGTGCCCGTCCTGCCGGAAGGTGTACGTCCCGCCGAGGGGCGCCTGCCCGACCTGCGGGGTGGCCACCGCCGAGCAGGTGGAGGTCGGGCCGGCCGGGACGGTCACCACGTTCTGCATCGTCAACATCAAGGCGAAGAACCTGGACATCGAAGTCCCCTACGTCTACGGGCACATCGCGCTCGACGGCGCGGGACTCGCCCTGCACGGCCGGATCGTCGGCATCCCCTACGACCAGGTGCGCATGGGGCTGCGGGTGGAGCCGGTGTGGACGGAAGGCGCCCGCTACCCCGACCACTACCGGCCCACCGGCGAACCCGACGCGGACTACGACACCTACCGGGAGCTGCTGTGA
- a CDS encoding crotonase/enoyl-CoA hydratase family protein, producing MGGTEHLAVRREGATLVLTLNRPEAKNALSLPMLVGLHDGWIEADEDEEIRSIVLTGAGGAFCAGMDLKALAGKGMEGQQYRDRLKADPDLHWKAMLRHHRPRKPVIAAVEGHCVAGGTEILQGTDIRVAGESATFGLFEVKRGLFPIGGSTVRLQRQIPRTHALEMLLTGRPYSAREAAGVGLIGHVVPDGAALAKALEIAEQINACGPLAVEAVKASVYETASMTEEEGLAAELKRGWPVFDTADAKEGARAFAEKRAPVYKRA from the coding sequence ATGGGCGGCACCGAACACCTCGCCGTGCGGCGCGAAGGCGCCACACTGGTGCTCACGCTCAACAGGCCCGAGGCGAAGAACGCGCTCTCCCTGCCGATGCTCGTCGGCCTCCACGACGGCTGGATCGAGGCCGACGAGGACGAGGAGATCCGCTCGATCGTCCTCACGGGCGCCGGCGGTGCCTTCTGCGCCGGAATGGACCTCAAGGCCCTCGCGGGCAAGGGGATGGAGGGACAGCAGTACCGGGACCGCCTCAAGGCCGACCCCGATCTGCACTGGAAGGCGATGCTCCGCCACCACCGGCCCCGCAAACCGGTGATCGCGGCGGTCGAGGGCCACTGCGTCGCAGGCGGCACGGAGATCCTCCAGGGCACGGACATCCGCGTCGCGGGGGAGTCGGCGACGTTCGGCCTCTTCGAGGTCAAGCGCGGGCTCTTCCCGATCGGCGGCTCCACGGTCCGCCTCCAGCGGCAGATCCCCCGGACGCACGCGCTGGAGATGCTGCTCACCGGGCGGCCGTACAGCGCGCGCGAGGCCGCCGGGGTGGGGCTGATCGGGCATGTCGTGCCCGACGGGGCCGCCCTGGCCAAGGCGCTGGAGATCGCCGAACAGATCAACGCGTGCGGGCCGCTCGCCGTGGAGGCGGTGAAGGCGTCCGTGTACGAGACGGCCTCGATGACCGAGGAGGAGGGACTGGCCGCCGAGTTGAAGCGGGGGTGGCCGGTCTTCGACACGGCCGACGCGAAGGAAGGGGCTCGGGCCTTCGCCGAGAAGCGGGCCCCTGTCTACAAGCGGGCGTAA
- a CDS encoding acyl-CoA synthetase, with protein sequence MEYNLADLFESVVDVVPDRAALVHLDIPGTGAERRLSYAELDAAANRIGHHLLDSGIEPGEHVGLHLYNGIEYLQTALGCLKARIVPVNVNYRYVEEELVYLYRDADLTALVFDAEFTGRVAAALPRTEKLRHLVRVGTPAPDAPAPGATRDAAPDAALDAVDFAEATGSASAGRGFPARSGDDQFIIYTGGTTGMPKGVMWRQEDLFFSGLGGGAPTGEPVKSPEELAERVAAGGDGITFFPTAPLMHGTSTLTAFIGFNFGQRVVIHRKFVPEEALRTIEKERVTSVSLVGDAMLRPLIDALRGPMKGTDCSALFSVSSSGAIMSETVRQQFQELVPNAMLLNNFGSSESGFNGTATEDSGAGDGFRIRVHSRTRVVDPATYEPVPVGVPGRVAQRGHVPLGYYNDPRKTAETFFERDGERWVLLGDMATVDEEGVVTVLGRGSQCINTGGEKVYPEEVEQALKAHPDVYDALVAGVPDTRWGNHVAAVVQLRDGAARPSLEDIQTHCRTRLAGYKIPRQLVLTETIQRSPSGKADYRWARSVAADADR encoded by the coding sequence GTGGAGTACAACCTTGCCGACCTGTTCGAGTCGGTCGTCGACGTGGTGCCCGACCGGGCGGCGCTCGTGCATCTCGACATCCCCGGTACGGGGGCGGAACGCCGGCTCAGCTACGCGGAGCTGGACGCGGCGGCGAACCGCATCGGCCACCATCTGCTCGACAGCGGGATCGAGCCCGGGGAACACGTCGGCCTGCACCTCTACAACGGCATCGAGTATCTGCAGACCGCGCTCGGCTGCCTCAAGGCGCGGATCGTGCCGGTCAATGTCAACTACCGTTACGTGGAAGAGGAGTTGGTCTACCTCTACCGCGACGCGGATCTGACGGCGCTGGTCTTCGACGCGGAGTTCACGGGGCGGGTGGCGGCGGCGCTGCCTCGGACGGAGAAGCTGAGGCATCTGGTGCGGGTGGGGACCCCCGCGCCGGACGCGCCCGCCCCCGGCGCCACGCGCGACGCCGCTCCCGACGCCGCCCTCGACGCGGTCGACTTCGCCGAGGCCACGGGCTCCGCCTCCGCCGGGCGGGGCTTCCCGGCGCGCTCGGGCGACGACCAGTTCATCATCTACACCGGCGGTACGACGGGCATGCCCAAGGGGGTGATGTGGCGTCAGGAGGACCTGTTCTTCTCGGGGTTGGGCGGGGGCGCGCCGACCGGGGAGCCGGTGAAGTCGCCGGAGGAGCTGGCGGAGCGGGTGGCCGCCGGGGGTGACGGGATCACGTTCTTCCCGACGGCCCCGCTGATGCACGGCACGTCGACCCTGACCGCGTTCATCGGGTTCAACTTCGGCCAACGGGTGGTGATCCACCGCAAGTTCGTCCCCGAGGAGGCCCTGCGCACGATCGAGAAGGAGAGGGTGACGAGTGTGTCGCTGGTCGGCGACGCGATGCTGCGCCCGCTGATCGACGCGCTGAGGGGCCCGATGAAGGGCACCGACTGCTCGGCCCTGTTCAGTGTGTCGTCGTCCGGGGCGATCATGTCGGAGACGGTCCGGCAGCAGTTCCAGGAGCTGGTGCCGAACGCGATGCTGCTGAACAACTTCGGTTCCTCGGAGTCCGGCTTCAACGGTACGGCGACCGAGGACTCGGGCGCGGGCGACGGATTCCGTATCCGCGTCCACTCCCGTACGCGGGTCGTGGACCCGGCGACGTACGAGCCGGTGCCGGTCGGGGTGCCGGGGCGGGTCGCCCAGCGCGGGCATGTCCCGCTCGGCTACTACAACGACCCCCGGAAGACCGCCGAGACGTTCTTCGAGCGCGACGGTGAGCGCTGGGTGCTCCTCGGAGACATGGCGACCGTCGACGAGGAGGGCGTCGTCACGGTCCTCGGCCGGGGTTCGCAGTGCATCAACACCGGGGGCGAAAAGGTGTATCCGGAGGAGGTCGAGCAGGCCCTCAAGGCACACCCCGATGTGTACGACGCGCTGGTCGCCGGGGTGCCGGACACACGCTGGGGCAACCATGTCGCCGCCGTGGTGCAGCTCCGCGACGGTGCGGCCCGGCCGTCCCTGGAGGACATCCAGACCCACTGCCGCACCCGTCTCGCCGGCTACAAGATCCCCCGTCAGCTGGTCCTCACGGAGACCATCCAGCGCTCCCCCAGCGGCAAGGCGGACTACCGCTGGGCGCGGTCGGTGGCGGCGGACGCGGACCGGTGA
- a CDS encoding alpha/beta fold hydrolase — protein sequence MPAFTAPDGTELAYHVRGEGEPLIVLPGGAMRASAYLGDLGGLSAHRRLVLLDLRGTGDSAVPADPATYRCDRQVGDVEALRVRLGLEKVDLLGHSAGGNLAMLYAARHPERVSRLALITATPWAVGLPVTVEDRLSSARLRAGEPWFAEAYPAFEAAWTGKGPFDDAMMPFFYGRWDDTARAHTAAEEEQTNDEAAGVYGSAGAYDPPVTRAALAGLSAPVLVLAGELDTGPTPGLARLAAGLFPDARFTVQPGGGHFPWLDDPAWFVSRAADFLTGRS from the coding sequence ATGCCTGCCTTCACCGCGCCCGACGGAACCGAACTCGCCTACCATGTGCGGGGTGAGGGCGAGCCGTTGATCGTGCTGCCCGGTGGCGCCATGCGGGCGTCCGCCTATCTCGGGGACCTGGGCGGGCTGTCCGCTCACCGGCGGCTGGTGCTGCTGGATCTCCGGGGCACGGGGGACTCGGCGGTTCCGGCCGACCCGGCGACGTACCGGTGCGACCGGCAGGTCGGCGACGTGGAGGCGCTCCGTGTGCGTCTGGGGCTGGAGAAGGTGGATCTGCTCGGGCACTCGGCCGGCGGGAATCTGGCCATGCTCTACGCGGCGCGGCACCCGGAGCGGGTGTCCCGGCTGGCGCTGATCACCGCCACGCCCTGGGCGGTGGGGCTGCCGGTGACCGTGGAGGACCGGCTCAGCTCCGCCCGACTGCGTGCGGGCGAGCCGTGGTTCGCCGAGGCGTACCCGGCGTTCGAGGCGGCCTGGACCGGGAAGGGCCCGTTCGACGACGCGATGATGCCCTTCTTCTACGGCCGTTGGGACGACACCGCCCGTGCCCATACGGCCGCCGAGGAGGAACAGACGAACGACGAGGCGGCCGGGGTCTACGGCTCGGCCGGCGCCTACGACCCGCCCGTCACCCGGGCCGCCCTCGCCGGACTGTCCGCCCCGGTCCTCGTCCTCGCCGGTGAACTCGACACCGGCCCGACACCCGGCCTGGCCCGCCTCGCCGCCGGTCTCTTCCCGGACGCCCGGTTCACGGTCCAGCCTGGCGGCGGTCACTTCCCCTGGCTCGACGACCCGGCGTGGTTCGTCAGCCGGGCCGCCGACTTCCTCACCGGCCGCAGCTGA